One genomic region from Streptomyces sp. NBC_00582 encodes:
- a CDS encoding SigB/SigF/SigG family RNA polymerase sigma factor: protein MLIDTSTSRPAVSAHSATRTRRSHDDAPDTARLFERLTTLEEGPERDAVRDRIVTAWLPMAHRIAGRFRDRGEAVEDLRQVAALGLVKAVDRFDPERGAFESYAVPTITGEIKRHFRDRMWALRVPRRVQELRNKVRIARRELTQSPGSPEPSVADLAAHTGLTEEEVGAGLEALESFSTLSLDAELRTDDEGYSLADTLGGPDVSYDTVIDRESAKQGLRSLPERERAILYMRFFEDMTQSRIADRLGISQMHVSRLISRSCERVRAEALGHRTDGGA from the coding sequence ATGCTCATCGACACGTCGACCAGCCGTCCCGCAGTATCCGCCCACTCCGCGACGCGGACCCGCAGGTCCCACGACGACGCCCCCGACACCGCCCGGCTGTTCGAGCGGCTGACCACGCTGGAGGAGGGGCCCGAACGGGACGCCGTGCGCGACAGGATCGTCACCGCCTGGCTGCCCATGGCCCACCGCATCGCCGGCCGGTTCCGCGACCGCGGCGAGGCCGTCGAGGACCTGCGGCAGGTGGCCGCACTCGGCCTGGTGAAGGCCGTCGACCGTTTCGACCCGGAGCGCGGCGCCTTCGAGAGCTACGCCGTGCCCACCATCACCGGTGAGATCAAGCGGCACTTCCGCGACCGGATGTGGGCGCTGCGCGTCCCCCGCCGGGTCCAGGAACTGCGCAACAAGGTACGGATCGCCCGCCGCGAACTCACCCAGAGCCCGGGCTCCCCCGAGCCCTCGGTCGCCGACCTCGCCGCCCACACGGGCCTGACCGAGGAGGAGGTCGGCGCCGGTCTGGAGGCCCTGGAGAGCTTCAGCACCCTCTCGCTGGACGCCGAACTCCGCACCGACGACGAGGGATACAGCCTCGCCGACACCCTGGGCGGCCCGGACGTCTCGTACGACACCGTCATCGACCGCGAGTCCGCCAAGCAGGGCCTGCGCAGCCTGCCCGAACGCGAACGCGCCATCCTCTACATGCGCTTCTTCGAGGACATGACCCAGAGCCGGATCGCCGACCGGCTGGGCATCTCCCAGATGCACGTCTCCCGCCTCATCAGCCGCAGCTGCGAGCGGGTCCGCGCGGAGGCCCTGGGACACCGCACCGACGGCGGCGCCTGA
- a CDS encoding ATP-binding protein, translated as MRVNDSTDPADVHDAPDGTGPCAGAGPCRPADVRRAVRRAVTGRCAGGGCPYDEAALSDALLVASELTTNAILHGGGVTAFDVDLDGRSVRVSVSDRSDRMPVAVDPLDEQGRTRVHGRGWPIVCRLARDVRVSDMPCGGKRITAVVPVF; from the coding sequence ATGCGTGTCAACGACTCGACCGACCCCGCGGACGTACACGACGCACCGGACGGCACCGGGCCATGTGCCGGGGCGGGCCCCTGCCGGCCCGCCGACGTCCGACGGGCCGTCCGACGGGCGGTGACCGGGCGGTGCGCGGGCGGCGGCTGTCCGTACGACGAGGCGGCCCTCTCCGACGCGCTGCTCGTCGCGTCGGAACTCACCACCAACGCCATCCTGCACGGCGGCGGGGTCACCGCGTTCGACGTGGACCTCGACGGGCGGTCCGTGCGGGTCTCCGTCAGCGACCGCAGCGACCGGATGCCGGTGGCCGTCGACCCGCTGGACGAGCAGGGACGCACCCGGGTCCACGGCCGGGGCTGGCCGATCGTGTGCCGGCTGGCCCGGGACGTACGGGTGTCCGACATGCCCTGCGGGGGCAAGCGCATCACCGCCGTCGTCCCCGTGTTCTGA
- a CDS encoding ANTAR domain-containing protein: MTAAAAGTADEDPERREVLRLRAEVRDLRARIRTHPLISQAQGMLQERYVLPDADGAFALLRRASQRYNVKMRTLAGAVVTTPRPDARTVLWFPQRVRRPEPPLDCMEQVPSGGRSRGAVLGAVLDRTLDVVGTDMGNVQTVDRVSGQLRIERHTGLTEDFLDFFAYVGEEGTSCAKAARDVAQVTVRDVESDPVFTEPAREAILAAGSRACHSVPLTARSGVCVGMVSAHVDRPLDVLRTPQLRALGALGAEAGRWLAWHERTVLLDALEYLHALGRTQRAARLGSG; this comes from the coding sequence ATGACCGCGGCCGCAGCAGGGACGGCGGACGAGGACCCCGAGCGCCGGGAGGTGCTCCGGCTGCGCGCCGAGGTCCGCGATCTGCGCGCCCGGATCCGCACCCACCCGCTCATCTCGCAGGCCCAGGGCATGCTCCAGGAACGCTATGTCCTGCCCGACGCGGACGGCGCGTTCGCGCTCCTGCGGCGCGCCTCGCAGCGGTACAACGTCAAGATGCGCACCCTGGCCGGGGCCGTGGTCACCACGCCCCGGCCGGACGCTCGGACGGTGCTGTGGTTCCCGCAGCGGGTGCGCCGGCCCGAGCCGCCGCTCGACTGCATGGAGCAGGTACCGTCGGGCGGCCGCAGCCGGGGCGCGGTGCTGGGCGCCGTGCTGGACCGGACGCTCGACGTGGTCGGCACCGACATGGGCAATGTGCAGACCGTCGACCGGGTGAGCGGACAGCTGCGCATCGAGCGGCACACCGGGCTGACGGAGGACTTCCTCGACTTCTTCGCGTACGTCGGGGAGGAGGGCACCTCCTGCGCCAAGGCCGCCCGCGACGTCGCCCAGGTGACCGTGCGGGACGTGGAGAGCGACCCGGTGTTCACCGAGCCCGCCCGCGAGGCGATCCTCGCCGCCGGCAGCAGGGCCTGCCACAGCGTGCCCCTGACCGCGCGGTCCGGGGTGTGCGTCGGCATGGTCTCGGCCCACGTCGACCGCCCGCTGGACGTCCTGCGCACCCCCCAGCTCAGGGCACTCGGCGCGTTGGGCGCCGAGGCGGGGCGCTGGCTGGCCTGGCACGAGCGCACGGTCCTGCTCGACGCCCTGGAATACCTGCACGCCCTGGGCCGCACCCAGCGGGCGGCCCGGCTCGGGAGCGGCTGA
- a CDS encoding DUF5133 domain-containing protein: MLRPHPAVLRLLVEEYEALTAPGGPAARARAQDLAYTLCVSTGTRDVGFALRTAKDWLTAAETSAATESPRPDEDPHVYA, encoded by the coding sequence ATGCTGAGACCCCATCCCGCCGTGCTGCGCCTGCTCGTCGAGGAGTACGAGGCGCTCACCGCACCCGGCGGCCCCGCGGCGCGGGCCCGCGCGCAGGATCTCGCGTACACCCTGTGCGTCTCCACCGGGACACGGGACGTGGGTTTCGCCCTGCGGACGGCCAAGGACTGGCTCACCGCGGCCGAGACCTCGGCCGCGACGGAATCCCCGCGTCCGGACGAGGATCCGCACGTGTACGCGTGA
- a CDS encoding DUF1206 domain-containing protein, translating into MNAGALMRDGRAEAERAARGSVVKGAARAGFTARGVIYLLVGVLALRIAFGRSGRQADRQGALGEMARQPFGAVLLWALGVGLAGMALWRLSEAVFGAAGPDGRSAGKRLLALARCGFYSFVASSVLALAAGSGSGGGSSDRQSRDVTARLLQVSAGQWLVGAAGAGIIVAGVWIGGRAVTRAYHEKMRLGAMSPRTRRLVDVTGVGGGAARGLVFAGVGASAVHAALDYDPEHAKGLDDTLRSFAHTPAGPGLLAGVAAGLVLFGLFSFAMARWRRV; encoded by the coding sequence ATGAACGCAGGCGCGCTGATGCGCGACGGCAGAGCCGAGGCCGAGCGGGCCGCACGCGGATCCGTGGTGAAGGGGGCCGCGCGAGCCGGCTTCACCGCACGCGGTGTGATCTATCTGCTCGTCGGGGTGCTCGCCCTGCGGATCGCCTTCGGGCGGTCCGGGCGGCAGGCCGACCGGCAGGGCGCCCTCGGCGAGATGGCGCGGCAGCCCTTCGGCGCCGTGCTGCTGTGGGCGCTGGGGGTCGGACTGGCCGGGATGGCCCTGTGGCGGCTCTCCGAGGCGGTCTTCGGTGCGGCCGGGCCCGACGGACGCAGCGCCGGGAAACGGCTGCTCGCCCTCGCCCGGTGCGGGTTCTACTCCTTCGTGGCCTCCTCCGTGCTGGCGCTCGCCGCCGGCTCGGGCAGCGGCGGCGGCTCCAGCGACCGGCAGTCCAGGGACGTCACCGCCCGGCTGCTCCAGGTGTCGGCGGGGCAGTGGCTCGTGGGCGCCGCGGGGGCCGGGATCATCGTGGCCGGTGTGTGGATCGGCGGCCGTGCCGTCACCCGGGCCTACCACGAGAAGATGCGGCTGGGCGCGATGTCCCCGCGCACCCGGCGGCTGGTGGACGTCACCGGCGTGGGCGGGGGAGCGGCCCGCGGCCTGGTGTTCGCCGGCGTCGGCGCCTCCGCCGTCCACGCCGCCCTCGACTACGACCCCGAGCACGCCAAGGGGCTCGACGACACGCTCCGCTCGTTCGCCCACACGCCCGCCGGACCGGGGCTGCTGGCCGGTGTCGCGGCCGGTCTCGTCCTGTTCGGACTGTTCTCCTTCGCGATGGCCCGCTGGCGCAGGGTCTGA
- a CDS encoding FUSC family protein, which translates to MTAAGVSAAARWRDRVAASDPGLLRLAAGLRTVAAISLTLAVLSLLGADVQHLVAGAIAAMVATFAIREKQRPRQAVTLALGLAVALASVSVAALFATRQVAGDVFFVVLIFCAVYGRRFGDRGTTLGLVGFQVYFLALFVGVTTENLAGFCGVIALAFVCSAVARFALVPQTPAGILERLRQAFRARLAQLIDAQLELLDAGPDEVDRALEHAREGTARLHETAMMIQGRLEEGTSDEAVARLVQRRIADAEITAERLGLMLLTARGTERADTLTLHLPGAPLPEGGHLPVRDDALDTLRRDLTALRLLVRQPAADGAATAGVRNRLLGYRDEENLPQASPDVQDVFRGLGEAARAVLGLRIALDGPQDESGDSLETARSREELDAEDVAIAAEEEDQQEDQDEKGLRRPTTRAAVQVAVGSSLAMAGGELLSAHRWYWAVLTCWIVFLNTASTGEILVKGYRRLLGTVLGVVAGILLAGIVGHHTGTAFAVVLLCVFAMFYTAPLSYTLMSFFVTAALGVLYTLLHTYSLSVLVLRIEETALGAVCGVVAAALVLPVRTDRRTNELLTTVLDRLTDVTSDAVDQLSGGPPADLLDRARDLDRALADLRAATQPLTHPVTPLRTRRDTARYVVALLETCAYHARSLAATAELLPTHPSIAADPRLRGAGRRILHNIGAIAARVAGEPTTAEVLTGPSIASLLKPGGLATPRYGRVTDRVLRHLQRLDEAVLGLARPLGVPVARPG; encoded by the coding sequence GTGACGGCAGCGGGGGTGAGCGCGGCGGCCCGGTGGCGGGACCGGGTCGCCGCGTCCGACCCGGGGCTGCTGCGGCTGGCGGCGGGGCTGCGGACGGTGGCCGCGATCTCGCTGACGCTGGCCGTGCTCTCGCTGCTGGGCGCGGACGTCCAGCATCTGGTCGCCGGGGCCATCGCGGCGATGGTCGCCACCTTCGCGATCCGCGAGAAGCAGCGGCCCCGGCAGGCGGTCACCCTGGCGCTGGGGCTCGCGGTGGCGCTCGCCTCGGTGTCGGTGGCGGCGCTGTTCGCCACCCGGCAGGTGGCCGGTGACGTCTTCTTCGTCGTGCTCATCTTCTGCGCGGTGTACGGCCGCCGGTTCGGCGACCGGGGCACCACCCTGGGGCTGGTCGGCTTCCAGGTCTACTTCCTGGCCCTGTTCGTCGGGGTCACCACCGAGAACCTGGCCGGGTTCTGCGGGGTGATCGCCCTGGCGTTCGTCTGCAGTGCCGTCGCGCGGTTCGCGCTGGTGCCGCAGACCCCGGCGGGGATCCTGGAACGGCTGCGGCAGGCGTTCCGGGCCCGGCTGGCGCAGCTCATCGACGCCCAGCTCGAGCTGCTGGACGCCGGACCGGACGAGGTGGACAGGGCGCTGGAGCACGCCCGCGAGGGCACCGCGCGGCTGCACGAGACGGCCATGATGATCCAGGGGAGGCTGGAGGAGGGCACCTCGGACGAGGCGGTGGCCCGGCTGGTGCAGCGCCGGATCGCCGACGCGGAGATCACCGCCGAGCGGCTGGGGCTGATGCTGCTGACGGCGCGCGGTACGGAGCGGGCGGACACCCTGACCCTGCATCTGCCCGGGGCACCGCTGCCCGAGGGCGGTCATCTGCCGGTGCGCGACGACGCGCTCGACACCCTGCGCCGGGATCTGACGGCCCTGCGACTGCTCGTACGGCAGCCCGCGGCGGACGGCGCGGCCACGGCGGGGGTGCGCAACCGGCTGCTCGGCTACCGCGACGAGGAGAACCTGCCGCAGGCGTCGCCGGACGTGCAGGACGTCTTCCGGGGGCTCGGTGAGGCGGCGCGGGCGGTGCTGGGGCTGCGGATCGCGCTGGACGGGCCGCAGGACGAGTCAGGGGACAGCCTCGAGACGGCGCGCTCCCGGGAGGAGCTGGACGCGGAGGACGTGGCCATCGCCGCCGAGGAGGAGGACCAGCAGGAGGACCAGGACGAGAAGGGGCTGCGCCGGCCTACCACCCGGGCCGCGGTGCAGGTCGCGGTCGGCTCGTCGCTGGCCATGGCGGGCGGCGAGCTGCTGTCCGCGCACCGCTGGTACTGGGCGGTGCTGACCTGCTGGATCGTGTTCCTCAACACCGCGTCCACCGGGGAGATCCTGGTCAAGGGCTACCGCCGGCTGCTGGGCACCGTGCTCGGGGTCGTCGCGGGCATCCTGCTCGCGGGGATCGTCGGCCATCACACGGGGACGGCGTTCGCGGTGGTGCTGCTGTGCGTGTTCGCGATGTTCTACACCGCGCCGCTGTCGTACACGCTGATGTCGTTCTTCGTCACGGCGGCGCTGGGGGTGCTGTACACGCTGCTGCACACCTACAGCCTGTCGGTGCTGGTGCTGCGGATCGAGGAGACCGCGCTGGGGGCGGTCTGCGGGGTGGTCGCGGCGGCGCTGGTGCTGCCGGTGAGGACGGACCGGCGGACGAACGAGCTGCTGACGACCGTCCTCGACCGGCTCACCGACGTCACCTCGGACGCCGTCGACCAGCTCAGCGGCGGGCCGCCGGCCGACCTGCTGGACCGGGCCCGGGACCTGGACCGGGCGCTGGCGGATCTGCGGGCCGCCACTCAGCCGCTGACGCATCCGGTGACCCCGCTGCGGACCCGGCGGGACACCGCGCGGTACGTGGTCGCCCTGCTGGAGACCTGCGCGTACCACGCTCGGTCGCTGGCCGCGACGGCGGAGCTGCTGCCGACGCATCCGTCGATCGCGGCGGATCCCCGGCTGCGCGGGGCCGGACGGCGGATCCTGCACAACATCGGCGCGATCGCCGCCCGGGTCGCAGGCGAGCCCACCACGGCCGAGGTGCTCACCGGGCCGAGCATCGCCTCGCTGCTGAAGCCGGGCGGACTCGCCACCCCCCGCTACGGCCGGGTCACCGACCGGGTGCTGCGGCATCTGCAGCGGCTGGACGAGGCGGTGCTGGGGCTGGCGCGACCGCTCGGGGTGCCGGTCGCCCGGCCGGGGTGA